One window of Papaver somniferum cultivar HN1 chromosome 9, ASM357369v1, whole genome shotgun sequence genomic DNA carries:
- the LOC113310694 gene encoding TBCC domain-containing protein 1-like, which yields MSNEIEPSSSSSPKQQFLHVRREPFEYGLLPIPKLIFSDGIVTLTDLKHKLLLKAAAASSNRINAADISEILQISIDNAHIVLETLASILPFDSDPIVNANPNEIDSVGVNVYDLILFLYIQSYKRLLPRTHKDSAVVSDVWPSTSAFDGCLSAMSPLQLVRSNSRRFVPSQVDEEMHQLSYLQKHFANILSLLADSVEGNENDDEAMVLSLDRFEHLGFLIQFRENGSEGIPLSQAAPFFANSDPEMPAAPVPAAQVHDWILQNILAALEHSGEKVSSKETSPANATDQDVAMADASGSPSKGSNGARNINFVEAVSKTSVVKQPSDLKGSSIKVLNCHDSVIYILAPLQYATVYGCSDATVILGAIGKAVRVEHCERVQVITAAKRICIANCRECVFFLGVNQRPVFLGDNHKLQVAPYNTFYPQLGMHMTQAGIDANINKWDEHLVLGMVDPHDSLSHPAGVSDVQADSAVCLDPDHYTNFLIPNWFGDVPHEATKHNPFPLPEVYMTSQQKNYQSAEEIKQALRNLRLEDNKKRELSNALHLYFKDWLYASGNIRQLYCLQGD from the exons ATGAGCAACGAAATCgaaccttcatcatcttcatcacccaAACAACAATTTCTTCATGTAAGAAGAGAACCATTTGAATATGGTCTTCTTCCAATACCAAAACTCATCTTCTCTGATGGAATTGTAACCCTAACTGATCTTAAACATAAACTTCTTCTCaaagctgctgctgcttcttctaaTCGAATCAATGCTGCTGATATCTCTGAAATCCTTCAAATCTCGATTGATAATGCTCATATTGTTCTTGAAACATTAGCTTCCATTCTCCCTTTTGATTCTGATCCAATTGTTAATGCTAACCCTAATGAGATTGATTCTGTTGGTGTTAATGTTTAtgatttgattttgtttctttatATTCAATCTTATAAGAGACTTTTGCCAAGAACTCATAAAGATTCAGCTGTTGTTTCTGATGTTTGGCCTTCAACTTCTGCATTTGATGGATGTCTTTCTGCTATGTCTCCCTTACAA CTTGTAAGGAGCAATAGCCGCCGATTTGTGCCATCACAAGTTGATGAAGAGATGCATCAGTTATCCTACTTACAGAAGCACTTTGCTAATATACTGTCTCTCTTGGCCGATTCCGTGGAAGGGAATGAAAATGATGACGAAGCTATG GTTTTGTCGTTAGACAGGTTTGAGCACCTTGGGTTCCTAATTCAGTTTCGTGAAAATGGTTCTGAGGGAATTCCATTGAGCCAAGCTGCTCCCTTTTTTGCAAATTCTGATCCGGAGATGCCAGCTGCTCCAGTTCCTGCAGCACAAGTGCATGATTGGATTCTGCAGAATATACTGGCTGCGTTAGAACACTCTGGTGAAAAAGTTTCCTCCAAGGAAACTAGCCCAGCCAATGCCACTGATCAAGATGTTGCTATGGCTGATGCTTCTGGAAGTCCATCAAAGGGTTCAAATGGTGCAAGAAATATTAATTTTGTGGAGGCAGTCTCGAAAACTTCAGTTGTAAAGCAACCATCTGATCTTAAGGGCTCTTCTATAAAG GTTCTGAACTGCCATGACTCGGTAATTTACATACTAGCACCTTTACAATATGCAACAGTTTATGGATGTTCTGATGCAACTGTTATTCTTGGAGCAATTGGCAAG GCTGTAAGAGTTGAGCACTGTGAAAGAGTGCAAGTTATTACAGCAGCAAAACGGATTTGCATTGCCAACTGCCGTGAGTGTGTGTTCTTCTTGGGGGTAAACCAGCGACCAGTTTTTCTTGGTGATAACCATAAATTGCAG GTGGCACCATACAATACATTTTATCCACAGTTGGGGATGCACATGACTCAAGCTGGTATTGATGCAAATATTAACAAATGGGATGAACATCTGGTGCTGGGAATGGTGGATCCGCATGATTCACTATCTCATCCCGCAGGTGTTTCTGATGTCCAAGCTGATTCTGCTGTGTGCCTTGATCCTGATCATTACACAAACTTTTTG ATTCCTAACTGGTTTGGAGATGTTCCACACGAGGCTACAAAACATAACCCTTTTCCCCTGCCCGAGGTTTACATGACGTCTCAGCAGAAAAAT tatcaaagCGCTGAAGAGATCAAGCAAGCTTTAAGGAATTTGCGACTCGAGGATAATAAGAAACGGGAGTTATCAAATGCCTTGCATCTATACTTCAAGGATTGGTTGTatg CATCCGGAAATATCCGCCAGCTTTACTGCCTACAAGGTGACTAA